The Penaeus monodon isolate SGIC_2016 chromosome 5, NSTDA_Pmon_1, whole genome shotgun sequence genome window below encodes:
- the LOC119572975 gene encoding LOW QUALITY PROTEIN: exocyst complex component 5-like (The sequence of the model RefSeq protein was modified relative to this genomic sequence to represent the inferred CDS: deleted 2 bases in 1 codon), whose translation MKRKQEDGEGEETLKRLASPASLVPGQYLVQPQQLTTVQLLTPTPTGPILGAPSGVHTVGALTVPTAVAVAVQSEHSPVGADPCLLGGTITYTQPSSHSPTCNIVLATPQPYATTSIPVTGLATLPNSNTIANSISVSDSESSAVLHPSDSRNISYATTTVRSDIPSYSNTSAGSNICIHTTTTPQPRENSVTTYNNPDTPSYVNTPSTSTSSTPVTSTHNTYAIKRSLEPPLERQQRLSKKFDALIRSKIIELVQARGVRKTVCPSEVARALSPKAWRDLMPAVRKIGAQLVKEGLILVTQRGTIVDLATAQGPVRFGLAG comes from the exons atgaagagaaaacaagaagatggtgagggtgaggagaCATTGAAGCGACTTGCATCTCCAGCATCACTAGTACCTGGACAG TACTTGGTTCAACCTCAGCAACTGACAACCGTCCAGCTACTGACGCCAACCCCCACTGGACCGATACTGGGAGCCCCTTCTGGAGTCCACACTGTTGGGGCACTCACAGTTCCAACAGCTGTAGCTGTAGCAGTGCAGTCAGAGCACAGCCCAGTTGGAGCTGACCCCTGCTTATTAGGAggaacaatcacatacacacaaccatcaTCTCATTCCCCTACATGCAATATTGTGCTTGCTACTCCCCAACCCTATGCAACAACATCCATTCCTGTGACAGGCCTAGCCACTTTACCCAACAGTAATACTATTGCAAATTCAATATCCGTATCAGATTCGGAATCATCTGCAGTTCTTCATCCTAGTGATAGCAGAAATATTTCATATGCAACCACAACAGTAAGAAGTGACATACCATCATATTCAAATACCTCAGCAGGTAGCAACATTTGTATCCATactaccaca accccacaaccacgtGAAAACAGTGTCACAACATATAATAACCCTGATACTCCTTCCTATGTCAATACACCATCTACATCCACTTCATCTACACCTGTAACTTCTACCCACAACACTTATGCTATTAAGAGAAGCCTAGAACCACCATTGGAACGGCAGCAGAGACTCTCCAAGAAGTTTGATGCCCTGATTCGATCCAAAATAATAGAATTGGTACAAGCAAGGGGTGTCAGGAAGACAGTTTGCCCTTCTGAG gtTGCACGTGCTCTTTCACCCAAGGCATGGCGAGATTTGATGCCAGCTGTTAGGAAGATTGGTGCTCAGCTTGTGAAAGAGGGTCTGATTCTTGTTACACAGAGAGGAACAATAGTTGACTTAGCAACTGCCCAAGGCCCAGTGAGATTTGGGTTAGCTGGATAA